A genomic stretch from uncultured Cohaesibacter sp. includes:
- a CDS encoding helix-turn-helix transcriptional regulator: protein MISLVAASKARSKLRDNVRARRLGMNLTQAGLADRSGVPLPTLRKFEQTGSISLEAFLKLLMVVGGIEEVIEATENPPEEFTSIDDVLKPEPGLKRQRGRLK, encoded by the coding sequence ATGATATCACTTGTTGCAGCATCGAAGGCTAGGTCAAAGCTGCGGGACAATGTCCGCGCAAGACGACTTGGCATGAATTTGACACAGGCCGGTCTTGCTGATCGTTCGGGCGTTCCTTTGCCGACATTGCGGAAGTTTGAACAGACCGGCTCAATCTCGCTTGAGGCTTTTCTCAAGCTCCTGATGGTCGTGGGCGGGATCGAAGAGGTGATCGAGGCAACGGAAAATCCGCCGGAAGAATTTACCTCCATTGATGACGTCTTGAAGCCGGAACCGGGGCTCAAACGCCAGAGGGGGCGTCTTAAATGA
- a CDS encoding phosphatase PAP2 family protein, with the protein MPSPSPSSSGSTSRRPSSPRMRDEAQPDNLKMMITLVWGALITGLLGFAAIAYLVSTDATIGFDQTVMAFFVEQGQTPSPLGPAWVEEIFLELTALGGGTVLTLVALLVLIGLLITKRQGAALILLATLVSGTIVSHGLKLLFNRARPDFMTHLDRTFTASFPSAHAMISMIFWLSIAAMIARFIDHKMLRRFIYISAFFLAILIGLSRVYLGVHWPTDVIAGWFLGLAWAAFCWLLANWFATDKKHKGSFGHSAP; encoded by the coding sequence ATGCCCTCGCCTTCCCCCTCTTCATCGGGCTCCACTTCACGGCGCCCCTCTTCACCGCGCATGCGTGATGAAGCTCAGCCTGACAATTTGAAGATGATGATCACTCTGGTTTGGGGGGCATTGATAACCGGATTGCTCGGATTTGCAGCCATTGCCTATCTGGTATCAACGGATGCGACAATCGGCTTTGATCAGACGGTGATGGCCTTCTTCGTGGAGCAAGGGCAAACGCCAAGTCCATTAGGCCCTGCATGGGTTGAAGAGATATTCCTCGAACTCACTGCGTTAGGCGGTGGTACGGTTTTGACCCTTGTGGCCTTGTTGGTATTGATCGGCCTTCTCATCACGAAACGACAGGGCGCAGCGTTGATCCTGCTGGCGACACTGGTCAGTGGGACGATCGTGTCCCATGGCCTAAAGCTTTTGTTTAACCGCGCCCGGCCAGACTTTATGACCCATCTAGATCGCACCTTCACAGCCAGCTTTCCCAGCGCGCATGCGATGATATCGATGATCTTCTGGTTGAGCATAGCGGCCATGATTGCCCGCTTCATCGATCACAAAATGCTGCGTCGGTTTATCTATATCAGTGCCTTCTTCCTGGCGATCTTGATTGGTCTTAGTCGCGTCTATCTGGGCGTTCACTGGCCAACGGATGTGATCGCTGGCTGGTTTCTCGGACTGGCATGGGCTGCCTTTTGCTGGCTCTTGGCCAATTGGTTTGCAACAGACAAAAAACACAAAGGCTCATTTGGGCATTCTGCTCCGTGA
- a CDS encoding type II toxin-antitoxin system HipA family toxin, with amino-acid sequence MKGLPGLFNDSLPDGWGRLQFDRFARSHGVLPQEISPLDHLAYMGHWALGALVYEPDHAFDEQDGTISLDALADQAQEILQGRAEDVLEDLLALNGSSAGARPKALLGVDQDRRVIIHGVSDLADGFDHWLIKFPDSQDGIDAGAVEYVYALMAKDAGIEMPDVHLFPAASGPGYFGIRRFDRVGEQRFHMHTACGLLHSDFRTPSMDYEDLVALTQMLTRNIREVEKLYRLAVFNVLVHNRDDHSKNFSFLMARDGNWRLSPAYDLTFSSGPRGEQSTMVMGEGRNPGIEHLKKLGKEASLPKGRADEIIADVKAALLQWQSLAKEFGVSPETRQVISSRLLMEP; translated from the coding sequence TTGAAAGGCCTACCGGGTCTGTTCAATGACAGCTTGCCGGATGGCTGGGGGAGACTGCAGTTTGATCGCTTCGCCCGATCGCATGGTGTCTTGCCGCAGGAAATCTCTCCTTTGGATCACCTCGCCTATATGGGGCATTGGGCGCTCGGCGCGTTGGTTTATGAGCCTGATCATGCTTTCGACGAGCAGGACGGGACCATCAGTCTTGATGCGTTGGCAGATCAGGCCCAGGAGATATTGCAAGGGCGAGCGGAAGATGTCCTTGAAGATCTGCTGGCATTGAATGGCTCCTCCGCGGGAGCCAGACCAAAGGCTCTACTCGGTGTCGATCAGGATCGCAGAGTGATTATTCATGGTGTGTCTGATTTGGCAGACGGATTTGACCATTGGCTGATCAAGTTCCCCGATAGCCAAGACGGGATCGACGCGGGAGCCGTGGAATATGTTTATGCCCTGATGGCCAAGGATGCCGGCATTGAAATGCCGGATGTTCATTTGTTCCCGGCAGCTAGCGGACCTGGATATTTCGGGATCCGGCGGTTCGATCGTGTGGGTGAGCAGCGCTTCCACATGCATACAGCATGCGGCTTGCTTCATTCAGATTTTCGAACACCGTCGATGGACTATGAGGATCTGGTCGCCTTGACTCAGATGCTGACAAGAAACATTCGAGAAGTTGAAAAGCTCTACAGACTGGCCGTCTTCAATGTTCTGGTTCATAATCGGGATGATCACTCCAAGAATTTCAGCTTTCTCATGGCGCGTGATGGCAATTGGCGTCTGTCACCGGCTTATGATCTGACCTTCTCTTCCGGTCCACGAGGAGAGCAAAGCACCATGGTGATGGGGGAGGGGCGCAATCCCGGCATTGAGCATCTGAAAAAGCTGGGAAAAGAAGCCTCTCTGCCAAAAGGTCGGGCAGATGAAATCATCGCTGATGTCAAAGCCGCGTTATTACAATGGCAATCTCTGGCGAAAGAATTTGGTGTTTCGCCAGAGACAAGGCAAGTGATTAGCAGCAGGCTTTTGATGGAGCCATAA
- a CDS encoding DEAD/DEAH box helicase has translation MTPIFSFSFDEVWTQSTLDQPRQGLLTRLRKVMPVKLDQLIATERPLALALAKLRVLDPEHQEHKIAGSNIFISHKLVSRLDRQTARVLGLPDLVKDLIFRAEMTSTIGSPDFRLNWWWEKYGRTENQPLTGAILGVSGAYQRIPFPIFEAIRIANSLTDQQALEDHWLALSQFRQMLEPDGKETGKVALEGFLRDLRIKTTDSVGIDFLDEAKTDFAPLPFTNEQDSIQTNPDELPDRSGASLTGDELRRFQAEALKRGGQPSFRIGDGAFLVVDEVAQVVLDVVVKHARADERERIAFVKDASTIIADAVEEHLRKTGRLSDNMSEQAKTELIEQVTANTWTETKEWSDRVIEINRWKRPQLDTIEGSGTNWLPDAFGREVGELLASIPEDDAARILEDVRNALGNNQPELDTDFGVLPINHDVEEALSRRLASLQIDQGAPSPGDTVSYLPITHDNFWELKYRSKIELRSGPYQAEIPVGINPETQLKPHQVDALNWQANAWMAGLPGIVNADEQGLGKTLQTLTFLCWLTEQQEDGIYPILIVAPTSLLSNWEDEIIRHLKQGALGPVERLYGPDLKRRKVISSGQDIQDGKARLDLGDLKQRSRKPSVVITTYQTVANYAVSLATVPFSVAVYDEIQNLKNPATTRATAATSIKADFQIALTGTPVENSTKDIWAIMNLIFAGALGSRSGFITHFGQPNPINMAQLHKALFTSQKGHPPLALRRTKEEAQPDLPSKTRILHPRMMPEVQALRYDEARQKSTMFGLLHHIRRTSVHPGLLEGELSQDFVEASARIQATMDILRHIQSKGERALVFVENRDVQLWLNELLQIEFGLSVDDARIINGDTSADGRKAIRDRFQRHLEHDQGFDVLILGPRAAGTGLTLTAANHVIHLSRWWNPAVEEQCNDRTHRIGQKKPVTVHLPLAIHPGLGRGSFDCLLHSLMKKKRTVADGVLWPTEDDGSDVKLLYGSVIEEFDKTDSGDRNGASPEPASESLNERLADRPNLKLDQIGDDIIRVCPNADGATVLIGASMAAADLEMHSLDSDAATILLTPRDKIQIMDRRNDRAVPLSVIPMMEIWPDFVLPE, from the coding sequence ATGACCCCTATCTTTTCATTTTCCTTTGATGAAGTCTGGACACAGTCGACACTTGACCAACCCCGCCAAGGCCTGTTGACCCGACTGCGAAAGGTGATGCCGGTCAAGCTCGACCAGTTGATCGCAACAGAACGGCCACTGGCACTGGCGTTGGCAAAGCTCAGGGTCCTCGATCCAGAGCATCAGGAACACAAGATTGCCGGTTCCAATATTTTCATCTCCCACAAACTGGTCTCCAGACTGGACCGGCAGACTGCCAGAGTGCTGGGTCTACCCGACCTCGTGAAGGACCTAATTTTTCGTGCTGAAATGACAAGCACCATCGGCAGCCCGGATTTTCGTCTCAATTGGTGGTGGGAGAAATATGGCAGGACGGAAAACCAACCGCTGACCGGCGCAATACTTGGCGTTTCTGGAGCATATCAACGTATTCCGTTCCCCATCTTTGAAGCCATCAGAATTGCCAATTCCCTGACCGACCAACAGGCACTGGAAGATCATTGGCTTGCATTGAGCCAGTTCCGTCAGATGCTGGAGCCGGACGGGAAGGAAACTGGCAAGGTGGCACTGGAAGGCTTCTTGCGCGATCTTCGCATAAAGACAACAGATTCCGTTGGCATTGATTTTCTCGATGAAGCAAAGACCGATTTTGCTCCCCTGCCCTTTACCAACGAACAAGACTCAATCCAGACAAACCCGGATGAACTCCCCGATAGGAGTGGAGCAAGTCTAACGGGCGATGAACTGCGGAGATTTCAAGCTGAGGCCCTGAAACGAGGAGGACAACCTTCTTTCCGCATCGGCGATGGTGCTTTTCTGGTGGTTGATGAAGTTGCTCAAGTTGTTCTCGACGTCGTAGTTAAACACGCTAGGGCAGATGAACGTGAGCGCATTGCCTTTGTGAAAGATGCCAGCACCATCATTGCCGATGCGGTGGAAGAGCATCTGCGCAAAACGGGGCGTCTGTCTGACAACATGAGTGAACAGGCCAAAACCGAATTGATCGAACAGGTTACGGCCAATACATGGACTGAAACCAAGGAATGGTCTGATCGTGTCATCGAAATCAATCGCTGGAAACGGCCACAATTGGACACGATCGAGGGCTCTGGTACCAATTGGCTACCGGACGCTTTCGGCCGGGAGGTCGGAGAGCTTTTAGCATCCATTCCTGAAGATGATGCTGCCCGAATTCTGGAGGATGTTCGCAACGCGCTAGGCAACAATCAACCAGAACTGGATACAGATTTCGGTGTTTTGCCCATTAACCACGATGTCGAAGAAGCACTCTCTCGCCGCCTTGCGTCACTCCAAATCGATCAAGGAGCCCCTTCGCCCGGAGATACAGTTTCTTATCTGCCAATCACCCACGACAATTTCTGGGAGCTTAAATATCGCAGCAAAATCGAGCTTCGATCTGGTCCTTACCAAGCGGAAATCCCTGTCGGCATTAATCCCGAGACACAATTGAAGCCTCATCAGGTTGATGCTCTGAATTGGCAGGCAAATGCGTGGATGGCTGGCTTGCCGGGAATCGTCAATGCCGATGAGCAAGGACTGGGCAAGACCCTGCAAACACTCACATTTCTTTGCTGGCTTACAGAACAGCAAGAAGATGGCATCTACCCAATTCTGATTGTGGCCCCCACATCCCTACTCAGTAACTGGGAAGACGAGATCATCAGGCATCTCAAACAGGGCGCGCTGGGCCCTGTTGAGCGGCTATACGGTCCAGACTTGAAACGCCGCAAAGTCATCTCGAGTGGGCAGGATATTCAAGATGGCAAAGCTCGTCTGGATCTTGGTGACCTCAAGCAACGATCACGCAAACCCAGTGTCGTCATAACGACCTATCAAACGGTGGCCAACTATGCTGTCAGTCTTGCTACTGTTCCTTTTAGTGTCGCCGTTTATGATGAAATACAAAACCTGAAGAACCCTGCAACGACAAGAGCTACCGCAGCGACATCAATCAAGGCCGACTTTCAGATTGCGTTGACTGGCACGCCGGTTGAAAATTCCACCAAGGACATCTGGGCCATAATGAACCTGATTTTCGCGGGTGCATTGGGGTCTCGCAGCGGCTTCATTACCCATTTCGGCCAGCCAAATCCGATCAACATGGCTCAGCTCCACAAGGCTCTCTTTACGAGCCAGAAGGGCCATCCTCCGCTTGCCTTGCGCCGAACCAAAGAGGAAGCGCAGCCCGATCTTCCATCCAAAACCCGAATTCTGCATCCCCGCATGATGCCAGAGGTGCAAGCATTGCGGTATGACGAGGCACGACAAAAGTCGACAATGTTTGGCCTGCTGCATCATATTCGGCGAACCTCGGTTCATCCGGGATTGCTGGAAGGTGAATTATCTCAAGACTTTGTTGAGGCCTCAGCGCGCATTCAGGCAACCATGGACATCCTTCGGCATATTCAATCCAAGGGAGAAAGAGCACTCGTTTTTGTCGAAAACAGGGATGTGCAGCTGTGGCTAAACGAGCTTTTGCAGATCGAATTTGGCCTTTCGGTAGACGATGCCCGGATCATCAATGGCGACACTTCTGCGGATGGCCGAAAAGCCATTCGGGATCGGTTTCAGCGTCATCTAGAACATGACCAAGGATTCGATGTGCTGATACTCGGCCCAAGAGCGGCAGGAACAGGCCTTACATTGACCGCAGCAAATCATGTTATTCACCTCTCTCGATGGTGGAACCCGGCGGTCGAAGAGCAGTGCAATGATCGCACCCACAGGATTGGCCAGAAGAAGCCGGTAACAGTCCATCTGCCTCTGGCCATACATCCGGGATTGGGGCGGGGATCTTTCGATTGTTTACTACACAGCCTCATGAAGAAGAAGCGAACTGTTGCTGATGGTGTTTTGTGGCCAACAGAGGATGACGGATCCGATGTCAAACTCCTCTACGGCAGCGTAATCGAGGAATTCGACAAGACGGACTCCGGAGACAGAAACGGCGCCTCTCCAGAACCTGCAAGTGAGAGCCTAAATGAAAGGCTCGCGGACCGACCAAACCTGAAACTCGATCAGATTGGCGACGACATAATTCGGGTATGCCCAAATGCCGATGGAGCGACGGTGCTCATTGGAGCGAGCATGGCAGCTGCGGATTTGGAGATGCATAGTCTGGATTCTGACGCAGCGACCATCCTGCTTACACCAAGAGACAAGATCCAGATTATGGACCGGCGCAACGATCGAGCCGTTCCGCTTTCTGTCATACCGATGATGGAAATCTGGCCGGACTTCGTTTTGCCCGAATAG
- a CDS encoding methyl-accepting chemotaxis protein yields MITKFSEIGLLVTQTVLKLASYLIYEAVPGIVSLGLVLLLVIVGVSFAVCVNRRMHAVHYAASLIRGVEEEEFCNKFREIEQKIHSRRDRESEKISRAWDEFSETLIQPRGNEGTAIRNSIRPQVFFNLDDLGFALTRWRFWQGLFVSLGLALTFIGLISALQQTGAALTAGGDMDSTQAALQGLLKIASAKFIMSLTGLVCSIIYSALYNWQLSRLGKSVERLANQLEKCLSFISLESIANDQLLAIKEQRDHTQKLNHELISAISTPLNNALEGSSRHVESMIGQLSHNLDGSMQAIGEQIYQAAENMAGMAETLSSVSNRFEETMTRATAGMAAVTENLETIATNLSGASSSLTEATMPLAEAATNTANATRDIADSSITMVSSAQKTLESERDVVIRAAHAIEQQIATFEARAAAYDGELEKAFRSFRELISQSMSEVETHAESVHGQYAEALSTLQAVIQSAEAFIPESQRHALEIETS; encoded by the coding sequence GTGATCACTAAGTTCTCTGAAATTGGACTGCTTGTTACTCAGACTGTACTCAAGCTTGCCTCCTATTTGATTTACGAAGCCGTTCCCGGAATAGTCTCACTCGGCCTTGTTCTGCTGCTGGTTATTGTTGGGGTCAGCTTTGCTGTTTGCGTAAATCGGAGAATGCACGCCGTCCACTACGCGGCGAGTCTAATCCGAGGGGTCGAAGAAGAAGAGTTTTGCAACAAATTCCGTGAAATCGAGCAAAAGATCCATTCGCGACGAGACAGGGAGTCCGAAAAGATCTCGAGAGCTTGGGATGAGTTTTCCGAGACACTTATCCAGCCGCGCGGAAACGAGGGCACGGCGATCCGCAACAGTATTCGACCTCAGGTATTTTTCAATCTCGACGATCTTGGCTTTGCTTTGACGCGATGGCGCTTCTGGCAAGGGCTGTTTGTTTCGCTTGGGCTGGCGCTTACCTTCATCGGACTCATTTCTGCGTTGCAACAAACTGGCGCAGCTTTAACAGCCGGTGGAGACATGGATAGCACACAGGCTGCGCTTCAAGGACTGCTCAAGATCGCTTCTGCAAAGTTCATCATGTCACTGACCGGTCTGGTCTGTTCAATCATCTATTCGGCTCTTTACAATTGGCAACTGTCGAGGCTGGGAAAGTCTGTAGAAAGACTCGCCAACCAGCTTGAGAAATGCTTGAGCTTCATCAGCCTTGAGAGCATTGCCAATGATCAGTTGTTGGCCATCAAGGAACAGCGCGATCATACACAAAAGCTCAATCATGAGTTGATTTCCGCTATATCCACTCCGTTGAATAACGCGCTGGAGGGCAGTTCCCGCCATGTTGAGAGCATGATCGGCCAATTGTCGCATAATCTGGATGGGTCTATGCAGGCGATTGGAGAACAGATTTATCAAGCCGCCGAAAATATGGCAGGAATGGCAGAGACTTTGAGCAGCGTCTCCAATCGCTTTGAAGAAACAATGACACGGGCCACCGCTGGCATGGCTGCCGTTACGGAGAACCTTGAGACGATAGCCACCAACTTGTCAGGTGCCTCCTCAAGCCTGACCGAAGCAACAATGCCTCTGGCCGAGGCCGCGACAAACACTGCAAATGCTACCCGAGATATTGCCGATAGCAGTATCACCATGGTTTCCTCCGCACAGAAGACGCTTGAAAGTGAGCGAGACGTCGTCATCCGCGCGGCGCACGCCATAGAGCAGCAGATAGCCACTTTTGAGGCCAGAGCCGCAGCTTATGATGGCGAACTGGAAAAGGCCTTCCGTTCTTTCAGAGAGCTAATATCTCAATCGATGAGCGAGGTGGAAACCCACGCAGAAAGTGTTCATGGCCAATACGCGGAAGCTCTGTCTACCCTTCAAGCCGTCATCCAGAGCGCCGAAGCCTTTATACCGGAAAGTCAAAGACATGCGCTGGAGATTGAGACCTCATGA
- a CDS encoding Crp/Fnr family transcriptional regulator: MKNHKARAERTECENCPLRENRAFRDFDPGELDFVSNFKKGELHTDPGATILVEGSNNPHIYTVLSGWGFRSKLLEDGRRQILNYVMPGDMIGLQGSIMGEMEHTVEALSAMTLCVFEREYMMSLYEKHPDLGYDVTWIAAREERILDEHLVSVGRRTALERAAYLLAYIHQKAAAVGLAQDESSDLSITQQHIADTLGLSIVHTNKTLRKLAQRDLIIWKERGCEVLSIEGLLEVAGWEGMPEKSRPLI; encoded by the coding sequence ATGAAGAACCACAAAGCGCGCGCTGAGCGCACAGAATGTGAAAATTGTCCACTAAGGGAAAATAGGGCGTTTCGCGACTTCGATCCTGGTGAGTTGGATTTTGTTTCCAACTTCAAGAAGGGCGAGCTACATACGGACCCCGGCGCGACCATCCTTGTGGAAGGTAGCAACAACCCGCATATATACACTGTCCTTTCCGGCTGGGGCTTTCGATCAAAACTTTTGGAAGATGGCCGTCGACAAATCCTGAATTATGTCATGCCGGGCGATATGATCGGGCTACAAGGATCCATCATGGGGGAAATGGAACACACGGTAGAGGCGCTTTCCGCCATGACCCTTTGTGTGTTCGAACGCGAATATATGATGAGCTTGTATGAAAAACACCCTGACCTTGGGTATGACGTCACATGGATTGCCGCCAGAGAAGAGCGGATTCTCGATGAGCATCTGGTAAGTGTAGGCCGTCGGACAGCACTTGAACGCGCAGCCTATCTTTTGGCCTATATCCATCAAAAAGCTGCCGCGGTTGGGCTTGCGCAAGACGAATCTTCAGATTTATCGATCACACAACAACATATCGCCGACACATTGGGGCTGTCGATCGTTCACACAAACAAGACTCTGCGCAAGTTGGCGCAAAGAGACCTTATTATATGGAAAGAGCGCGGCTGCGAGGTCCTCAGCATCGAAGGCCTCTTGGAAGTTGCAGGGTGGGAAGGAATGCCAGAAAAGAGCCGCCCACTCATATAG
- a CDS encoding DUF1206 domain-containing protein, protein MQSNSQTWIKYLARAGYFSRGVVYLIVGGFAIFAAWGAAQSKGTKGAVLKILKQPFGETLVVILIVGLAGYIMWRLVQSLLDTDNHGWSVKGLAIRLGLLSSAITYAGLALYSASLIGAFASDNGDKSGGLALQMGQIIGQKYVALVLACIFIGIAIAHWWKAISQKYADHFKADAHIMTIILPISMVGLTARGIVFAIIATILIFRFLGVESGEGAPPDVKDALIYVQYLPFGVWFLSALGIGVILFAGYSFAEAIWRKINLEDASISDQM, encoded by the coding sequence ATGCAAAGCAATTCACAGACTTGGATCAAATATCTGGCCCGCGCCGGCTATTTCTCACGCGGCGTTGTCTATTTGATTGTGGGCGGCTTTGCGATTTTTGCCGCTTGGGGTGCAGCCCAAAGCAAAGGCACCAAAGGGGCGGTCCTCAAGATTCTCAAGCAGCCTTTCGGGGAGACACTTGTTGTTATCCTGATCGTGGGTTTGGCAGGATATATTATGTGGCGCCTGGTGCAGTCTCTTCTGGACACTGACAATCATGGTTGGTCAGTGAAAGGATTGGCGATACGGTTGGGCTTGCTCTCGAGTGCCATCACCTACGCCGGTTTGGCCCTTTATTCAGCCTCTCTTATCGGTGCCTTTGCCTCCGATAATGGCGACAAGAGCGGTGGACTTGCACTGCAAATGGGCCAGATAATCGGCCAGAAATATGTCGCACTCGTGCTCGCCTGTATTTTCATTGGCATTGCCATCGCGCATTGGTGGAAAGCAATCTCCCAGAAATATGCAGATCATTTTAAGGCCGACGCGCACATCATGACGATTATTCTCCCGATCTCCATGGTGGGTCTCACCGCGCGTGGTATCGTCTTTGCGATTATTGCCACCATTCTGATCTTTCGCTTTCTGGGTGTCGAAAGCGGTGAAGGCGCCCCACCGGATGTGAAAGATGCTTTGATATATGTTCAATATCTGCCGTTTGGCGTATGGTTTCTATCTGCCTTGGGGATAGGTGTTATCCTCTTTGCGGGCTATTCCTTCGCAGAAGCAATCTGGAGGAAAATCAACTTGGAGGATGCGTCTATTTCAGATCAGATGTGA
- a CDS encoding OmpA family protein, with protein MRPTRSARQQEVEEESVFISMTDMTVSFLFIVMILLAFFASQYVPEATNETPNDPLSKEQLLQLNEELTNEQDRLKTALMTNDLRRSQMLKESAKQSDEKTELISKVSLLEAHLDATKSLLTELGDQSDMVARVQDLLEQLTLARHQLSQKEVNPLEQYNLAASKALSDLLQSLRDRIDRRYPDLKVEISATKDALRFKGEGLFASGQFEPTERGKARIKDVAQMVSDILGCFTLGENSHFSESCNPSYALIEALQVEGHTDSDGPDEINIPLSANRGASTYLAMTQYIPELTSYLNFQREPVISVAGYGENRPVDSNLTDEGKSANRRIDLRFIMTVPPRLTDLQAIRHALSELETGK; from the coding sequence ATGAGGCCAACACGTAGTGCAAGGCAGCAGGAAGTCGAGGAAGAATCCGTTTTTATTTCAATGACGGACATGACGGTCAGTTTCTTATTTATCGTTATGATTTTGCTTGCTTTTTTTGCAAGTCAATATGTGCCGGAAGCAACCAACGAAACTCCCAACGACCCGCTGAGCAAAGAACAGCTTCTCCAACTCAACGAAGAACTGACGAATGAGCAGGATCGGCTCAAGACTGCTTTGATGACAAATGATCTCCGACGGTCTCAAATGCTGAAGGAATCTGCGAAACAATCCGATGAGAAGACTGAATTGATTAGTAAAGTCAGTCTATTGGAGGCTCACCTTGACGCAACGAAGAGCCTGCTCACTGAATTGGGCGATCAGTCAGACATGGTGGCGCGAGTTCAAGATCTATTGGAACAGCTAACACTGGCACGCCACCAATTAAGCCAGAAGGAAGTCAATCCGCTCGAGCAATATAACCTCGCAGCTTCAAAGGCATTGTCCGACTTGCTCCAGTCTTTGCGCGACAGGATTGATCGAAGATATCCGGATCTCAAAGTAGAGATCAGCGCAACAAAAGATGCTCTCCGCTTCAAAGGTGAAGGTCTTTTCGCATCGGGACAATTCGAACCGACAGAACGCGGAAAGGCCCGGATCAAGGATGTTGCACAGATGGTCAGCGACATTCTCGGCTGTTTCACCCTTGGTGAAAACTCCCATTTCTCGGAAAGTTGCAACCCTTCATATGCCCTTATCGAAGCCTTGCAGGTTGAAGGTCATACAGACAGCGACGGGCCGGACGAGATAAACATTCCTCTTAGCGCCAATCGAGGCGCGTCCACCTATCTGGCGATGACACAATATATCCCTGAATTGACTAGCTATCTCAATTTTCAGAGAGAACCAGTCATCTCGGTTGCTGGCTACGGTGAAAACCGCCCTGTGGACAGCAATCTGACGGATGAAGGAAAAAGCGCCAACCGCCGCATCGACCTCCGTTTCATAATGACCGTGCCACCTCGCCTGACTGATCTTCAGGCCATTAGGCATGCCTTGTCCGAACTGGAGACTGGAAAATGA
- a CDS encoding EH signature domain-containing protein translates to MTLRQAFTALTVIRTAKLSFPDKLQRECEKIRLAFPGADSVPSQALDELIADLQTRLEHWNWDGIHQGDIDTIARCVFAGKGNAPEKVIHFLCNEASASTRPSFLGTIAEAYLESWNPDNPLTKFMAGCLIKRSTHLPGRWQKLFQFLPECLELQDGPTKLAQRMLGESNPYRWLQDNGMVAPHGPGFMQFTFKHYLDSLPAITTQSRLQPLILWLSPSKDQILSGDPAQLTLDKLLSPWLRQDPETSFKDNLIREVLRLYGDPRKDHQEIWQRVSTPSRGVIMRWLAGKSMEAFMAIVSEIEDGHMWEPRSVFWMALHEQGYVDEAWVALPPGGEKIAQRKAAQSGDQSYLGFGRQIAKGNRKNTSLLIMKIGEKIVVEGSHNYRVHIFRPQMTNRPELYQTDYNAEAMTLPNHHPDTYYHFSGWQTNVKRAIL, encoded by the coding sequence ATGACTCTACGGCAAGCTTTTACTGCTTTAACGGTCATCAGGACCGCGAAACTGTCTTTTCCAGACAAACTGCAACGGGAGTGCGAGAAAATCAGGCTGGCCTTTCCCGGTGCAGACTCCGTTCCTTCTCAAGCATTGGACGAACTGATCGCCGACCTGCAAACAAGACTGGAGCATTGGAATTGGGACGGGATCCATCAAGGTGACATCGATACCATAGCGAGATGTGTCTTTGCAGGTAAAGGCAATGCTCCTGAGAAGGTTATTCATTTCTTGTGCAACGAGGCAAGCGCCTCCACCCGTCCCTCCTTTTTGGGGACAATTGCCGAAGCCTATCTGGAAAGCTGGAATCCAGACAACCCCTTGACCAAATTCATGGCAGGCTGTCTCATCAAGCGCAGCACCCACTTGCCTGGCCGGTGGCAGAAACTGTTCCAATTCTTGCCCGAATGCCTGGAGTTGCAAGATGGTCCGACGAAATTGGCCCAGCGAATGCTTGGAGAAAGCAACCCTTATAGATGGCTCCAAGACAACGGTATGGTGGCACCCCATGGCCCCGGCTTCATGCAGTTCACATTCAAGCACTATCTGGATAGTCTGCCAGCGATCACAACGCAAAGTCGCCTTCAGCCTCTGATCTTGTGGCTTTCTCCATCGAAAGATCAGATATTATCCGGCGATCCGGCACAATTGACGCTTGACAAACTCCTGTCGCCGTGGCTTCGCCAGGACCCCGAAACGTCATTCAAGGACAACCTCATCCGGGAAGTATTGCGTCTTTACGGTGACCCACGAAAAGACCATCAGGAAATTTGGCAACGAGTCAGTACTCCCAGTCGAGGCGTGATCATGCGCTGGTTGGCCGGGAAAAGCATGGAAGCTTTCATGGCCATTGTTTCTGAAATAGAGGACGGCCATATGTGGGAGCCACGAAGTGTCTTCTGGATGGCTCTGCATGAGCAGGGCTATGTCGACGAGGCATGGGTGGCTCTCCCCCCTGGCGGGGAGAAAATTGCTCAGCGCAAAGCCGCACAGTCGGGAGATCAGTCCTATTTGGGCTTTGGGCGACAGATTGCCAAGGGAAACAGAAAGAACACATCTTTGCTCATCATGAAAATTGGTGAAAAAATCGTGGTCGAGGGCTCCCACAATTATCGGGTCCATATTTTCCGTCCTCAGATGACGAACAGACCAGAACTCTATCAAACCGACTACAACGCAGAAGCAATGACGCTGCCCAACCATCATCCTGATACGTATTACCATTTCTCTGGTTGGCAAACCAACGTGAAACGCGCGATCTTATGA